One stretch of Pseudodesulfovibrio senegalensis DNA includes these proteins:
- a CDS encoding DUF4254 domain-containing protein, which translates to MAHQMRSVMDWHFGEPVYDDPDEAPELEGISGLRELSARLHWVNFRMWHLEDRARRRDLDASVIAECKYAYDRLNQVRNALTERLDECLWSMMEPLLPEQAGSNMATETVGCVLGRLSVEALRIYHLKEQARRRDVDHGHVNACTGMCADVEAQREAVGRAVLGLIDQYEAGTLRPAVHRFFKMYNDPDLNPELYKNKQE; encoded by the coding sequence ATGGCGCATCAGATGCGCTCGGTCATGGACTGGCATTTTGGCGAACCCGTGTATGACGACCCGGACGAGGCCCCGGAGCTGGAAGGCATTTCGGGCCTGCGCGAGCTTTCCGCGCGGCTGCACTGGGTGAATTTTCGCATGTGGCACCTTGAGGACCGCGCCCGCAGGCGTGATCTGGATGCCTCGGTCATTGCCGAGTGCAAGTATGCCTACGACCGCCTGAATCAGGTGCGCAACGCTTTGACCGAACGTCTGGACGAATGCCTTTGGTCCATGATGGAACCGCTGCTGCCGGAACAGGCCGGGTCGAACATGGCTACTGAAACCGTAGGCTGCGTGTTGGGACGACTGTCCGTGGAAGCTTTGCGCATTTATCATTTGAAAGAGCAGGCCCGCCGCAGGGACGTTGACCACGGCCATGTGAATGCCTGCACCGGCATGTGCGCCGATGTGGAGGCCCAGCGCGAGGCCGTGGGCAGAGCTGTGCTCGGGTTGATCGACCAGTATGAGGCCGGAACCCTGAGGCCGGCCGTGCACAGATTTTTCAAGATGTACAACGACCCGGACCTGAATCCGGAATTATACAAGAACAAGCAGGAGTAA
- the gatB gene encoding Asp-tRNA(Asn)/Glu-tRNA(Gln) amidotransferase subunit GatB: MSRYETVIGLEVHAQLKTKTKIFCNCSTTFGNDPNENVCPVCSGMPGVLPVMNAKVAEYAAKMGMATNCEINRKSVFARKNYFYPDLPKGYQISQFELPICEHGHVDIEVDGVAKRIGLTRIHMEEDAGKNIHSAAENASFVDLNRTGVPLIEIVSEPDMRSAAEAVAYLKELRAILLYLGICDGNLEEGSFRCDANISIRPVGQEEFGTRAELKNLNSFRNVQRAIEYEVGRQTDLVEDGEEVVQETRLYNPDKNITASMRGKEEAHDYRYFPDPDLVPLVLEEAWLEKWESELPELPAAKKARFLNDFNLSEDDAALIASELAVAEYFEAAAKAYAGEAKKVGNWIIGELLPYLHDDGVAVADCKLTPESLASLVRLVDDGTISNKIGKNVFRDLCESGDDPEEHVKAKGLVQVSDTSALESVVDEVLAENPGEVEAFKGGKKKLMSFFMGQIMRKTKGQANPGVVTQLIQKKLS, translated from the coding sequence ATGTCCCGCTACGAGACCGTCATCGGGCTTGAAGTCCACGCCCAGTTGAAGACCAAGACCAAGATTTTCTGCAACTGTTCGACCACCTTCGGCAACGATCCCAACGAGAACGTTTGCCCCGTGTGTTCGGGCATGCCCGGCGTGCTGCCGGTGATGAATGCCAAAGTGGCGGAATATGCCGCGAAAATGGGCATGGCCACCAATTGCGAGATCAATCGCAAGTCCGTGTTCGCGCGCAAGAACTATTTTTATCCGGACCTGCCCAAGGGCTATCAGATCTCCCAGTTCGAGCTGCCCATCTGCGAGCACGGGCATGTGGATATCGAGGTGGACGGCGTTGCCAAGCGGATCGGCCTGACCCGTATCCACATGGAAGAGGACGCGGGCAAGAATATCCATTCCGCTGCCGAGAACGCCAGCTTCGTGGACCTGAACCGCACGGGCGTGCCGCTCATCGAGATCGTTTCCGAGCCGGATATGCGCAGCGCGGCCGAGGCCGTGGCCTATCTCAAGGAGCTGCGCGCCATCCTGTTGTATCTGGGCATCTGCGATGGCAACCTTGAAGAGGGCAGCTTCCGTTGCGATGCCAACATTTCCATCCGTCCCGTGGGCCAGGAAGAGTTCGGCACACGCGCCGAGCTCAAGAACCTGAACTCGTTCCGCAACGTGCAGCGGGCCATTGAATACGAAGTGGGTCGCCAGACCGACCTTGTGGAAGATGGCGAGGAAGTGGTGCAGGAAACCCGCCTGTACAATCCGGACAAGAACATCACCGCGTCCATGCGCGGCAAGGAAGAGGCGCACGATTACCGCTACTTTCCGGACCCGGACCTTGTGCCGCTGGTGCTGGAAGAGGCGTGGCTGGAAAAGTGGGAATCCGAACTGCCGGAACTCCCGGCCGCCAAAAAGGCCCGTTTTTTGAACGATTTCAATCTGTCCGAAGACGATGCCGCGCTTATCGCCTCGGAACTGGCCGTTGCCGAGTATTTCGAGGCCGCTGCCAAGGCCTACGCGGGCGAGGCAAAAAAGGTGGGCAACTGGATCATCGGCGAACTGCTGCCGTATCTGCACGACGACGGCGTTGCCGTGGCCGACTGCAAACTGACGCCCGAATCCCTTGCCTCGCTGGTGCGCCTTGTGGACGACGGCACCATTTCCAACAAGATCGGCAAGAACGTTTTCCGCGACCTGTGCGAATCCGGCGACGACCCGGAGGAGCACGTCAAGGCCAAGGGATTGGTGCAGGTTTCCGACACTTCTGCGCTGGAATCCGTGGTGGACGAGGTACTGGCCGAGAACCCGGGCGAGGTGGAAGCCTTCAAGGGTGGCAAGAAGAAGCTCATGAGTTTCTTCATGGGCCAGATCATGCGCAAGACCAAGGGGCAGGCCAACCCCGGCGTGGTCACCCAGCTTATCCAGAAAAAATTGTCCTGA
- the mtnA gene encoding S-methyl-5-thioribose-1-phosphate isomerase codes for MTEHIQFSSEKDALVLLDQRYLPGREDWFDCKTTEDICFALVVMVVRGAPAIGVTAAYGCYLAAREAQGMDGDWKENLRGLLDKIENARPTAVNLRWAVREMRGIWDAAGDVSLEDLCSTWLARAKEIHAGDIRMCELIGKFGGELMDDGDTVMTHCNAGALATAGYGTALGVIRGAVDQGKKIKVIANETRPFLQGARLTAYELHRDGIEVKVACDNACALLMKKGLVDKVVVGADRIAANGDAVNKIGTYGVALLAREFGIPFYVAAPVYTIDPETPTGDDVPIEDRDPREVTHVGDHQITPDGVEVYNLAFDPTPNELIAGIITEKGVLTAPYDEAIAELFR; via the coding sequence ATGACCGAACATATTCAATTTTCATCGGAAAAGGACGCCCTTGTCCTGCTGGACCAGCGTTACCTGCCGGGCCGCGAGGACTGGTTCGACTGCAAGACCACCGAAGACATCTGCTTTGCGCTGGTGGTCATGGTGGTGCGCGGTGCGCCCGCCATCGGCGTGACCGCCGCCTACGGCTGCTATCTGGCCGCCCGCGAGGCCCAAGGCATGGACGGGGACTGGAAAGAGAACCTGCGCGGTCTGCTGGACAAGATTGAGAACGCCCGCCCCACGGCCGTGAACCTGCGTTGGGCCGTGCGCGAAATGCGTGGCATCTGGGATGCCGCCGGAGACGTTTCCCTTGAGGATCTGTGCTCCACATGGCTGGCGCGCGCCAAGGAAATCCACGCGGGCGACATCAGGATGTGCGAACTGATCGGCAAGTTCGGCGGCGAGCTCATGGACGACGGCGACACGGTCATGACCCACTGCAATGCCGGAGCTTTGGCCACGGCCGGGTACGGCACGGCGCTGGGCGTGATTCGCGGGGCTGTGGATCAGGGCAAGAAGATCAAGGTCATTGCCAACGAGACACGCCCGTTCCTGCAGGGAGCGCGGCTGACAGCCTATGAGCTGCACCGCGACGGCATCGAGGTCAAAGTGGCCTGCGACAACGCCTGCGCCCTGCTCATGAAAAAGGGGCTGGTGGACAAGGTGGTTGTGGGCGCGGACCGCATTGCGGCCAACGGCGATGCCGTGAACAAGATCGGAACTTATGGCGTGGCCCTGCTGGCCCGTGAATTCGGCATTCCCTTTTACGTGGCCGCTCCGGTCTATACCATCGACCCGGAAACGCCCACCGGCGACGATGTGCCCATTGAGGACCGCGATCCGCGCGAAGTCACGCACGTGGGCGATCACCAGATCACCCCGGACGGCGTGGAGGTTTACAATCTGGCCTTTGACCCCACGCCCAACGAACTCATTGCCGGAATCATTACGGAAAAGGGCGTGCTCACCGCGCCTTACGACGAGGCCATTGCCGAGCTGTTCCGGTAG
- the der gene encoding ribosome biogenesis GTPase Der — protein MLPIVALIGRPNVGKSTLFNRLLRRSQAITHDMPGVTRDRIYGECTLKDVQFSLVDTGGMVLESEAIPELSKDFEDEIFEQAREALEEAHAIIFVVDGKSGLTPLDMQAAEYIRRSDKPVLMLVNKVDGYETEAEALGDFYRLGLEMMPVSAAHGYNLPEVRDTVRRMVRDLNLPEEQDDGIDRGLRVSMLGRPNAGKSSMVNALMGKDRLIVSDVAGTTRDSIDVTAEIRGKRYTFVDTAGVRRRANITDSLERLSVLRALKNSRRSEVTILVIDATLGVGRQDKRLIEFLAREKVPFLVAVNKIDLVDRDETDFVMRGFEHELRIVPHVPVIKTSTLKGVGLKKLLPAAEKIVQEGKTRVGTGELNRAMHLAIQKHQPPVVKRRRAKFFYMTQAGDENVLTFVFFVNDHTLIKSSYERYLENQLRKMFSIAGAPINLIFRSSHDKKEWEKRRGISAIGKAGPGKDLGSAKKRSHVKIQEKVRRDHWEKRQQQEKTRKK, from the coding sequence ATGCTCCCCATCGTTGCCCTGATCGGCCGCCCCAATGTGGGCAAATCAACATTGTTCAATCGCCTGTTGCGACGTTCGCAGGCCATTACCCACGACATGCCCGGCGTTACCCGCGACCGCATCTACGGCGAATGCACGCTCAAGGATGTGCAGTTTTCGTTGGTGGATACCGGCGGTATGGTGCTGGAAAGCGAGGCCATTCCCGAGCTTTCCAAGGATTTCGAGGACGAGATTTTCGAGCAGGCCCGTGAGGCCCTTGAAGAAGCGCACGCCATCATCTTCGTGGTGGACGGCAAGTCCGGCCTGACTCCGCTGGACATGCAGGCCGCCGAATACATTCGCAGAAGCGACAAGCCCGTGCTCATGCTGGTCAACAAGGTGGACGGTTACGAGACCGAGGCCGAAGCCCTTGGCGATTTCTACCGGCTCGGACTGGAGATGATGCCTGTTTCCGCGGCGCACGGCTACAACCTGCCCGAGGTGCGCGACACGGTGCGGCGCATGGTCCGCGACCTGAACCTGCCCGAAGAGCAGGACGACGGCATTGACCGGGGCCTGCGGGTCTCCATGCTCGGCAGGCCCAACGCGGGCAAGTCCAGCATGGTCAACGCGCTCATGGGCAAGGACAGACTCATCGTCAGCGATGTGGCCGGGACCACCCGTGACAGCATCGACGTGACCGCGGAAATTCGCGGCAAACGCTATACGTTCGTGGACACGGCCGGGGTACGCAGGCGGGCCAACATCACCGACTCGCTGGAGCGTCTCAGCGTGTTGCGTGCGCTCAAGAACAGCCGCCGTTCCGAGGTGACCATTCTGGTCATCGACGCCACGCTGGGCGTGGGGCGTCAGGACAAGCGGCTCATCGAATTTTTGGCCCGCGAAAAGGTGCCTTTCCTTGTGGCCGTGAACAAGATCGACCTCGTGGACCGCGACGAAACCGATTTTGTCATGCGCGGGTTCGAGCATGAATTGCGCATCGTGCCGCATGTGCCGGTCATCAAGACCTCCACGCTCAAGGGCGTGGGTCTGAAAAAGCTGCTTCCCGCTGCCGAGAAGATCGTGCAGGAAGGCAAGACCCGCGTGGGCACCGGCGAACTGAACCGGGCCATGCATCTGGCCATCCAGAAGCACCAGCCCCCGGTGGTCAAACGCCGCCGCGCCAAATTCTTCTACATGACGCAGGCCGGGGACGAGAACGTGCTGACCTTCGTGTTTTTCGTCAACGACCATACCCTGATCAAGTCGTCCTACGAGCGGTATCTGGAAAACCAGTTGCGCAAGATGTTTTCCATTGCGGGCGCGCCCATCAACCTGATCTTCCGTTCCAGCCACGACAAGAAGGAATGGGAGAAGCGCAGGGGCATCTCGGCCATCGGCAAGGCCGGGCCGGGCAAGGACCTTGGATCGGCCAAGAAACGGTCCCACGTGAAGATTCAGGAAAAAGTTCGTCGCGACCATTGGGAAAAGCGACAGCAGCAGGAAAAAACACGGAAAAAATAG